The Euzebya rosea sequence GCGGTCGGGTGTGTGGTGGGATCGTTCGGGTACCACGATCGACGTACCCGAAGCGCATACCCGACTCGACGAAGGAATGGGATCGCAGATGACCGACCGCACCGCACGCACCGAATGGGAGGGCGGCCTCGCCAAGGGAAAGGGCCGCACCGAGTTCGCGTCCTCCGGCATCGGCACGTTCGACGTGTCCTGGCCCGCCCGCGCGGAGTCGCCCAACGGCATGACCAGCCCCGAGGAGATGCTCGCGGCGGCGCACAGCTCCTGCTACTCCATGGCGCTGTCCAACGAGATCAGCAAGGCCGGTGGCACCCCGGAGAACATCGAGACACGCGCCACGGTCACCTTCGACACCAACGCGGTGAAGATCACCACGGTCGCCCTCACCGTCCGCGCACGGGTCGACGGGCTGGACGCAGAGGGGTTCGAGGCGGCAGCCCAGGCCGCGAAGAACGGCTGCCCCGTCTCGCAGCTGTTCGCCGGGAACGCCGAGATCACGCTCGACGCCGCCCTGTCCTGACCTGACCGCGGGGTCCTGACACACGAACCGCCCGGTGCCGTCGTGGCCCGGGCGGTTCGATCGTCAGCGTCGCGTGTCGGTTCGTATGCGGTCAGACCCCGCTGAGCACGTCGTGGCGAACGGCGTCGTCCGTCCCGTCGGCGCCGTCGGGGCGCGAAGTGGGCTCGGCGACGTCGCGGGTGGGGGTCACCGG is a genomic window containing:
- a CDS encoding OsmC family peroxiredoxin, yielding MTDRTARTEWEGGLAKGKGRTEFASSGIGTFDVSWPARAESPNGMTSPEEMLAAAHSSCYSMALSNEISKAGGTPENIETRATVTFDTNAVKITTVALTVRARVDGLDAEGFEAAAQAAKNGCPVSQLFAGNAEITLDAALS